The window CCGCCCTCGGAGACCGCCGCAACGTGGAGATCCTCGCGGCCGTGCCGAGCAAGGCCTTCGATGGCGCGCAGATCTTCGGCGCCAATTGCGCGGCCTGCCATCAGGCCGCAGGCACCGGCATTCCCCAGGTCTTTCCGCCGCTGGCGGGTTCCGCCTGGGTCAATGGCGGCGAACAAGTCGTGATCCAGATTCTGCTGCACGGGATCAACGGCAGCATCGAAGTCGCCGGCAACACGTACAACGGCGTGATGCCGGCGTTCGGCGACAAACTCGGCGATGCGGAGATCGCCGCCGTCGCGAGCCACATCCGCAGCCAGTGGGGCAATCAGGCTGCGCCGGTGACGGCGGAATCGGTCGCGGAT is drawn from Azoarcus sp. DN11 and contains these coding sequences:
- a CDS encoding cytochrome c; translated protein: MSAKTRNDHAQRRENVDPHESLNPVPRLMLGLIGLLLVWAVYYIYTAHPATRPALGDRRNVEILAAVPSKAFDGAQIFGANCAACHQAAGTGIPQVFPPLAGSAWVNGGEQVVIQILLHGINGSIEVAGNTYNGVMPAFGDKLGDAEIAAVASHIRSQWGNQAAPVTAESVADQRKRTADRSAPWNGGAELATLK